A stretch of Acipenser ruthenus chromosome 1, fAciRut3.2 maternal haplotype, whole genome shotgun sequence DNA encodes these proteins:
- the LOC131740094 gene encoding uncharacterized protein LOC131740094, with translation MVLYKALGEACLNIRCLPSAVNRTMLSTSQVSVKSAIDSMLSWTSLKPSKNPGKPPCLKSKDIFSIVVTPDRIPKFFIPSLDVEHFIVQVCPEDNKPKSEWKRGSGELKGIARPRRSDWDTCNKSNKKTLCKNMSLQSFDGALFPLYLERASDHSDPATRAALSLPHLAKVTTPYGFLALGESPNIRRKESLFFEQDPNDIRTLLSQRKKSNSLFRSRSSPLSGSKQQHTAQSEDTTQSSRSVSWDAICKSSLSSSSSPPSPLSSFGTERPAPTPEKNKFQRLIKKHISRIKRMRPGSTSVLKASSSVDTVA, from the coding sequence ATGGTTCTATATAAAGCGCTTGGGGAAGCCTGTCTTAATATTCGCTGCCTCCCTTCAGCAGTAAACAGGACAATGCTGTCAACTTCTCAGGTCTCCGTGAAGAGCGCCATCGACAGCATGCTGAGCTGGACCAGTCTGAAACCCAGCAAGAACCCCGGGAAGCCTCCGTGTCTTAAGAGCAAAGACATCTTCAGCATCGTAGTGACCCCCGACCGCATCCCTAAGTTCTTCATACCTTCACTGGACGTGGAACATTTCATAGTGCAGGTGTGCCCTGAAGATAATAAGCCCAAGTCTGAATGGAAGAGAGGCTCGGGGGAGCTGAAAGGGATCGCCCGCCCGCGAAGAAGCGACTGGGACACCTGCAACAAGTCCAACAAGAAAACTCTTTGCAAAAATATGTCACTCCAGTCCTTCGACGGGGCGCTGTTTCCACTGTATCTGGAACGGGCGTCAGATCACTCCGATCCTGCCACCAGAGCAGCGCTCTCACTGCCGCACCTCGCCAAAGTCACCACTCCTTACGGGTTCCTGGCGCTGGGGGAAAGCCCTAACATTAGAAGAAAGGAGTCCCTGTTCTTCGAGCAAGATCCCAACGACATCAGGACTCTGCTCTCCCAGAGGAAGAAGAGCAACTCGCTATTTAGGAGTCGCTCGAGCCCGCTCAGCGGCTCCAAACAGCAGCACACAGCCCAGAGTGAAGATACCACACAATCCAGCCGATCCGTGTCCTGGGACGCGATCTGTAAAAGCAGTCTGTCGTCATCTTCCTCCCCTCCATCGCCACTTTCTTCCTTCGGCACAGAAAGACCGGCGCCAACGCCCGAAAAAAACAAGTTCCAGAGATTAATCAAGAAACACATTTCCAGAATCAAGCGTATGCGCCCGGGTAGCACATCCGTGCTGAAAGCGTCCTCTTCAGTGGACACGGTAGCATGA